A window of the Opitutaceae bacterium genome harbors these coding sequences:
- a CDS encoding YdbL family protein, with protein MNTRILSFLTLIIGLMISATSYAESEADVQNRMISRVPAVDALKTAGLVGETNRGFLEQKGRLNPEQSKVLADENADRRAIYGMIASRSGLTIGVVGEGRAEQIRQRSAPGVWLQAPNGDWYKK; from the coding sequence ATGAACACTCGAATCCTTTCCTTCCTGACCCTGATCATTGGGCTGATGATTTCGGCGACCAGCTATGCCGAGTCCGAGGCGGATGTGCAGAACCGCATGATCAGCCGCGTGCCCGCCGTGGATGCCCTGAAGACGGCCGGACTCGTCGGCGAAACCAACCGTGGATTTCTCGAGCAGAAGGGCCGCTTGAACCCGGAGCAGAGCAAGGTGCTGGCTGACGAAAACGCAGACCGGCGCGCCATCTACGGCATGATTGCCTCGCGCAGTGGTTTGACCATCGGCGTTGTTGGGGAAGGCCGGGCGGAGCAGATCCGTCAGCGTTCAGCCCCCGGAGTCTGGCTCCAGGCGCCCAACGGCGACTGGTACAAAAAGTAA
- a CDS encoding NUDIX domain-containing protein, with protein MKMKDVGDEVFDVVNERDEVIGQERRSEVHRKGLRHRAVHILFFNPRGEVFLQKRSTIKDTWPGRWGSSASGHLDAGEDYDACAVREVREELGWEIGSPLSPLARIRACRETGQEFVRVYRGEAEGPFVLHPDEIEEGRWFAPAEVDRLVAAGDAVCAPALALIWSIVKRNSQGEGAAG; from the coding sequence ATGAAAATGAAGGATGTGGGAGACGAGGTCTTTGACGTGGTCAACGAAAGGGACGAGGTGATCGGTCAGGAGCGCCGGTCCGAGGTCCACCGAAAGGGGCTCAGGCACCGGGCTGTCCATATTCTCTTTTTCAATCCGCGCGGCGAGGTCTTCCTGCAGAAGCGTTCCACAATCAAGGACACCTGGCCGGGGCGATGGGGCTCATCAGCCTCCGGTCACCTCGATGCGGGGGAGGACTACGATGCCTGCGCGGTTCGCGAGGTGCGGGAGGAACTCGGCTGGGAGATCGGGAGCCCGCTGAGCCCCCTTGCCCGGATCAGAGCCTGCCGGGAAACCGGTCAGGAATTTGTCCGGGTCTATCGAGGGGAAGCGGAGGGCCCGTTCGTGCTGCATCCGGACGAGATCGAGGAGGGGCGGTGGTTTGCTCCGGCGGAGGTGGATCGCCTGGTGGCGGCGGGCGACGCGGTCTGTGCCCCGGCACTTGCCTTGATCTGGTCGATCGTGAAGCGAAACAGTCAGGGCGAAGGAGCTGCGGGTTGA
- the upp gene encoding uracil phosphoribosyltransferase, with amino-acid sequence MALTVLNHPVAKHLLTRLRDRTTDAATFRALCHRLTTFLVIEATRDLETCPDQVETPLESFEGSALARELVVVPILRAGLGMLHTVTDLFPKVAVGYVGLERDHQTAEARSYYCKLPPLEGRCVLVVDPMLATGGSAEQAIALLKDAGGNDVRLIAMVAAPEGVARVEASFPEVAIFTAGLDRGLDERKYIRPGLGDFGDRLYGT; translated from the coding sequence ATGGCACTGACGGTCCTCAATCACCCGGTTGCAAAACACCTGCTGACCCGTCTGCGGGATCGAACGACGGATGCGGCGACTTTCCGAGCGCTCTGTCATCGACTGACCACCTTCCTCGTCATCGAGGCGACCCGCGATCTGGAGACCTGTCCGGACCAGGTCGAAACGCCGCTTGAGAGCTTCGAGGGTTCGGCCCTTGCCCGGGAATTGGTGGTGGTTCCGATCCTGAGGGCGGGATTGGGCATGCTGCACACGGTCACCGATCTCTTCCCGAAGGTGGCGGTCGGCTACGTGGGTTTGGAGCGCGATCACCAAACGGCCGAGGCGCGATCGTATTACTGCAAACTTCCACCTCTCGAGGGGCGCTGTGTCCTGGTGGTGGATCCGATGCTGGCCACCGGGGGGTCGGCCGAACAGGCCATCGCCCTGCTCAAGGATGCCGGTGGGAACGATGTACGGCTGATCGCCATGGTGGCCGCACCGGAAGGGGTGGCCCGGGTGGAGGCGAGTTTTCCGGAAGTGGCGATTTTCACGGCCGGGCTGGACCGTGGTCTGGACGAGCGGAAGTACATCCGCCCGGGCCTCGGGGATTTCGGCGACCGTCTCTACGGAACCTGA